A segment of the Carya illinoinensis cultivar Pawnee chromosome 1, C.illinoinensisPawnee_v1, whole genome shotgun sequence genome:
CACCCATAAcgtaaatgtatatatattatttattatatgttaacaggaaaataaaaaaagatgccATGGCTTTAGTCGACTCGTTCGTTGGCCGCTGATTTTGAGCCGTCTGTCTAATATTATTGGCCCACCCTCACCCTGGTATGATCAATATGGTAAAGTACAACGCGGTTGAACTACCTTTTGTAAAGTTAATGAAAATTCTCTATCCAAAAGgaccatttttttctttttcttgttctttgtaTCCTGTCCCTTCTTTTCCGTGTTGAGCTTGCATACCGTAAAAATTGGGGGGTTAAATTCATTTTCAGTATTTGTCTATTACGTCGCAATGACTACTCTTGTAGCGCCACGTCACCTAAGAAGAATATCgcgttaaataaataaaataaaatatataattgtgGTTTCGGTTTTGCCCCTCAACACCCACAATCAGGCAGCAAAGCAACCACAACGCAACTAAAAAGGCTAGGATCCGATGCAGGACTGGACCCATATTACGATTTATGAGAAGCATGGGAGGGATCTCCATGCTTTTTTTATcctctttcaagtttcaacttcATCCAACCAGTCGGCATAGCATAGCATAACCATATGTATCATTCCCTTCAACTGGGATTTATATTCTTCCCCCAAACAAACTCATTAATTCAGCTCCCTAAAGACAGATTAACAAAACTAAACAGtaataatcataatatcatccatgaTGAAGAAGACCATATCAAAATCCTAaaccaacatcaaataaataaaagttttacCAACATTCAACAATCcaaaaagatgagaaacaaaatAGAGCCCACAACCTAGAGAACCTGCAACCAAGCTAATAGATGAAAGTCTACAACCTCATCTAAAAATTCATAACTTACAGATATCCTAAACCAGCACTTTCAAATAGTTCTTCAGaataacacccccccccccccccccccccaaaaaaaaaaagggaaaaacaaaaacacataaCTAGACATTACCAGGTCACACTTATGACCCTTAAGACTGCTACCATCATAATACAAGGAACTAACAACAGAAACCTTGAACCATTGTATCCTTCTCTCTACAAACAGCAGATAGATGGATCTTTATAAGAGCAAGTGTGAGAGAAAGAGATTGACCTATGATTTCAATGGTCAGTCCTCAACCCAAGGAGAGGCCCTACCCTAACTATCGCTTGGGTGGTCTCTCGTCATCCTCTCCACCATCATCATCACCGTCTGAATCATCTTTATCCGGCCTTTTCCTCTTTGCCGGAACATCAACCTTCCCACTGGCGTCACCATCATCTTCATCctcatcctcctcctcaacGTCTTCCTCCTCGCCATTCTCCTGTGGTTCAAAATCACTGgcatcttcctcatcctcagcACGGCCAACTGGCCTGACAAGGTAGTCTGTTCCCAGATCCCCCTAAAGATTGTTTCATGGATTTCATAGAAAGTGTAGGACAGAAAGAAGTCAGAACATGCAAAATATAGACCAACAGCTGAAAAGAAACAGTAATTagaaatagataatatatacaACGGAGGAATTAAATCAAGGTTCCAAATCTCTTTTTGGAGAGTCGGTTTGGGGTTCTTAATGAATCTAGCGTTTATAGAATTTTCAGAGTAAGTTAAGAGGAGAAAATTTCATGAAAATGGAAGTATGCTAGATGTGGATCTGCTCCACCTTAGGCATAGTGAGTCCCAAAGAGATctgtcagaaaatgaacttctTAGTTAAAGCGGTATCGTCAAGACCaaccaaaacaataaaatcaaaaccgGTAACAtatgaacaagaattaaaaaCATCAATTCAAGGCGGATGGGAATAATATCAAATCGAGCATTAAAACATATGAAAAAGTACGCAAGGAATCATTCCATGAGGTCCATCCAATGCCATACTGGCCCATAACACATCAGAAAAACAACTCGTACAGAAGGAACCATGGcttaaaacacaaaaatttccCAAATATCTGATTTTTTCCTGATGAGTACTTATTCACAGgcttaaaacattaaaaaaaaaaaacgataaaAGCTTCAGATCTGCAAAAACTGACCACCAAGCAAAGAGATGATACTGATATTGAATGACTTACAAATTAAAGCATACAAGTATCAAATAGCAAAGCCTAGATTAGCATACATATGCATCACTTTTATATTTTGATCGGTCATATAGGTTCAGTTTTATCATTAAATTATGTCTATGAACATGTTCACCGCAGGTAAAAAGGAGTATCTACCAATATTAAAACAACAACGAGATCTAAGAGGAAAAACAACATTGACTGAAGCTTGTTCTTCAAATACATAATtgaaagaaattcaaaaagtTCCCTggaaaactaatatttttatccGAAATActagaaatattgattttagaaaaagatcTGAACCACTTTTACTCGCACAAACAATCAAAAAATCCGAAATactaaaaagagaaaagaaactgaaaataagatGTAGATTAGAGAAAAATCATTATTACCTTCTCTTCACCATCCTCCTCCTCGTCATCGTCTTCCTCGTCATCGTCGTCATCGTCATCACCATCGTCGTCATCGTCATCgccgtcgtcgtcgtcgtcgtcttcATCTTCGTCGTCGTCCTCGTCATCTACTGACTGAACTGGAGGACCACCAGACGAAGGTACGACCTCCTGCACGTCACCGTCATCGTCATCGTCATCATCCTCTTCCTCATCGTCGTCGTCATCGTCTTCGTCGTCTTCATCATCCTCATCACCGTCCTCTTCCTCACGGCCTTCTTCTACACCATCTTCGACCCCATCTTCACCAACTTCTTCGTACAAACCCTTAAGttccttttcttcttcgaaTTCCATCTCATCCTCCATCACCTTCATCTTCGTTAGCTCACGAAACTTTCCcaagaaatatttattattttctagcAAAAGAAATCAAATTCAGAAATTGGAAAACAGGGAAGAGGGAaagagaagggagagagaggagcTAGCTTCTTCGTTCTCGCTCTACCAGTATCTCTGCAACCGTGATCTTGGCCGTTGAAAGATGAATTCACGCGGATCGGTGACGTGCCAAGCGATCGGACGGTTTTCCTTAgagaatttgtatttttgtgtCGATAGAGTCCTTGCGGCGCTCGATACGCCTTTCTAATTCAGCTGCTTCTCACGTGCGGGGAAGGGCTGAGGTatctagggttagggttttctcGTTTCCCGAGTATTCTATTGGGCCTTTGTAACCTACCCATTTTGGTATTCACATGAATCCCAGGGAACCATGTGATTGGGCTAGGATCTTACTTTAAGGCCTATAGCTTGGGCCCAGTCTGAAAATCAGATTTTGAAGTTTGATCCAATAGctttagagaaatattatacTTAAAATAGATTATCCAAAAGTAATTTcataaactaatataatttgatatagttTATCTGattataaagttaattttattataaaataaataagagtttttctcacctttttttttttttatcatcttctgCCTTgggattaaataaaaaatagataagaaaaatgaggataaaataatatatatatatatatatatatatatatatatataatatacaatatataaaagGATACCCAAGTTAAATATTTCATCAGAATTTTGTTACTTGtattcattagataaaaaatgcGTTCAAATGACATAAAGTTTGATCTTTAAATAGGAAAACCAGATTCGAACTCCCAAATCCATACCtaacaaaatctaatttttcaaataatattgcGTGTTCATGTTATTGTTTATATTGGAGAGATGCCAAAGATCCTTTTTAATTAGTTCCATGTCTTAGGTCATGTACTGATATGGCTGGCATTAGGAGGCACATGGCGGTGTCGTTATCAGAACTCACAATCCATGTGCGACTTTATACTATGATTATGGCTTTCACATTTTGGTGGCCCGGCTGTGATTTCTCATCATTGATCATCGTCCGTTCAAAACGGCTTACGTGGGGACTTCGATCTCCACCATCTAAAGCTATTAAATAATACTCTTGAAAACGACTGCCGCGTTTCGTTCTTTCATCTTCATTtcaaagagttttgttatatataaacataatcacgtattaatctatatatcaatattgatttatttatatttaaaatttaaattaatattatttttaatataatttattttttaattaatcacatcacattaatacatatattaatacataattatatttataattatattttttatttcaaaagacTTCATCAGGAAGGCAGACAGGTAGAGTGTGGAAGAAGCCTACACGACAACAACTCAACAATTTTTCATTAACATATTGGAGTTTTGACTAATTAAGGCGGTTTAGTCTCCTGACTTTGTAAACTCGTGTAATGAATTGTATTAATGTCAATTTAATGCaaaacattaattatttttataattgcaTTTCTAATAATGATTAATTAACGAACGGAATGATAAAAGCATTTTATATTTTGctaatattttgaataaaaaaaattttataaaaataaattcacaaactcaTCTGATTGTATATGACGtgtcataaaataaaataaaattttattttaatgtatcatataaaaacaaactatattattgtaaatattatattatatcaaatcaagtattttgtgatatttttttaattaaatcatttatCAAAAGATTTTAGAAACAGatttataaacaaattaaaccgacaaaaaaaattatagttaattattttaagaatcaAATTAACGGCGCCAAACAAATTTAGAAACATAACATATAAATCTGTTAATTTGATAGACCTGTTCATGCCacttggattttttatttattaaaaaaaaaaaaagtgtgtttATGTCATAAATCACATGCGGTGGGTTGGTCAATCCTCGCTGGACCACGTGTAATCGATAATAATAGCATGGAACCAAGTCCCCATTATTAATTGTTCCCATATCTAATCTTTACCCGCATATGCCAAGAAGAGCCCCGacaaaagaagaaagaggagACACGGCGAGACAGGTTTGGTGGATGTGTTCGAGGTCGTGGTACACGATGGCTTTCCGGTGGCCGGAGTTCACTTTCTCTCCGATGTCGTCGATCTTCCGGTGGCCTGAAGTTAATCTCTCCTACCTCACAACAGGGTGGAGCATCGGGAACTTCAGCTGGTGGTTGTATTCGACTTTTTTCGATGACATGTTCTGGACCGTTGTCACTGTGTTGGAGTCTGTGGCTTTGGTCGCCATGCTCTGCTGCTTCTTTGTCTTCTGTGGCTGTACCCTTTGAACtattcatttcttaaaaatatatataatttacttcACTTCTGTACACACATATAATATGGGTTAGTTCGCCAGGAACTTCTGACACCTACCTGGTAGCTGATTTAGAGGAAAATCTTATAGTTCTTAACCTTCATATGTATACAGAAAATCTTCGGCTATTATTATATGTAGCTGTTTGCAATATATGCTTATCTATGTAGCTGTACCCAATTCAaagaatttctctcttctttGTTCTGGTTCGTCCTTCTGTTTTTCCCCTAAACATTGCAGCATATGTGAGAGAGCAATGTGGCCGTATGGTGAAAATGGAGATGTTTTATTAATAACGCTGAAAATCCATGAATGATTCATTGGGGTTGAGGAGAGTTCGGTGAAGGAGGGAAGGTTTCTATATCCTTGGAAGTAATGCAGATATGTATAATGCAGAGTCAATGTGTTTGTACGGATAGTATGATGAAACTGCAGCCTACTCTTGTTGTTGTTTGATGGATTGAGTATAAATTTGAGTTTAGCGTGGAGATGAAAATGTAGGAAGAGAGGCAAATTAAGGAGGAAGGCGTGGCGTATCTGAATctgctagagagagagagagagagagaagggggcgGAGGGCAAGGGAGCATATATATGGTGTGGCTTAGACTTGTGATATTTCAATCTTAGCTTTCTAGTTTTACTTGTTCTTTGCAGTAGCAATTTTCATTACATCTGATTAATGCATTTGGTCAGCTTTGGTGCTCACAAGTGCTCGATCTTCAAGCATTAGGCTGGATATGCTCTATGAGGACGGGTGCTAGCCTTGAGGAACTCTGTCAATTGCCTTAAAAACTTGTGCGATATCAAGAAGCTTAATTTACAGGTTGGGGACTCAAAACACAGGCTTCATTCAGCTTTGAGTCCTTGCTCCCTGCCAATGGAAGTCCAATACTCGGTGGCTAAAGCTAACCCGGCTGCATGCTGGTTAGCTTAGCCACCATTCCATATTAATGTGGTGGCCTTGAGCAATAAGCAGTCCAAACGTTGTATATTCTGACACTATTCACCAAGCAAAAATGCGTAATAATCTCAGATGAGGATTCTCTTCaaattcacacacacacacacacatacagtTAGTTATGGTGCCAAAGTCATTCAAAATCCCATCCTAATCCCTATCAAATATCTTGGCTGAAGATACGATACCTTAATTGCAAAGGATGTGGAACTTTGTGCACCTTAAATCGATTGAcctctttcattttcaaaagctAAAAGCATAACATTAATTTTGTCCCAACTGGCTATCATCTCAAATAATTGAAAACTTTGTGCACCTTAAAAACGTTGAATGTGTTGTCGTGCTTATATACTTTTATCTATTATAAACATCATGTTCAGTTAATAATTTGAGCGTATGGAACCAAAATGGGTTTAGATCAACTGCAACTGAGATCGACTTGATTGATCCAGTAGACATGGTTTGTTTGAAgttgttccaaaaaaaaaaaatcgcataAAATTGGTGCTCAATCAGACATTGAATTCATCATTTGAAATGGGTTTAACATCTAATTATGAAaccattgcaaaaaaaaaaaaaaaatgatgaatccAAAATCCAGCACAAAGAAGTAGACAAATTAAAAGGTAATTTCTCACATTTTTctggaaaataaattagaaaaatgatataccCCTTAAGGTAATACCGCAAATTCTACTGtcatatttgtttgaaaaaaggACTGAGAGAAGAAATTATTCATCGTATTGATTGTATATCATTTACAGTAACTGAGTCTATATATAGACtgtataaagaataaaaaaggaatCAAAGTTGTTACCAATACAACAGAGAACTACACTAAGCACAGTAGAGAATAACAACCAAATAATTGTACTCTACAGTGACATTCTAGAAGCATTTTACTACTGTGATGCATGTGTATGCTCCAACAGTGAGGCTGGGTGTGGTGTAGAGTGGTTTAAGCTAATACACCCCCTCAAGTCCAAGGTGGTGTCAACCACATTGAGACTCGATCTAAAGTGAATGAACTTGTCGGCAACTAGAGGCTTGGTACGTATATTTGTTATCTAGTCTTTGGAGCTACAGAAAGCTACTCCAAGAGTATTGGTAGCAACCCTATCTCGAACAAAGTGGTAATCTATGTCCATATGCTCAGTCTTTGAGTGATACATTGAATTGGCTAATAGATAAGTTGCTCCAAGGTTATCACACCACAGAGTTGGTGCTTGATGAAGAGGGAGACTTAGCTCACAGATGAGGGTTTGAATCTAGATGAGTTTAACTGCTAAAGAGGCAATGGCCTTGTATTCAACTTCGGTTGATAATCTAGCCACTGTTTTCTACTTTCAAATGAGATGCTTGCCAAGATAGATACAAAAACCACTTGTTGACTTTCTATTATCGGGGCATCCACCCCAATCTGCATTTGAGTACACTTGTAAATTAAAGCTGGATTGTGATGCAAAAAATAGGCCGTAATTGacaatggccttgagatatctGAGTATGCGTttaagagcatcctcatcccATTCCTCATccccatccctataatttaactcaaaatcacatttcctcaaaattttccctaaattttattcatctttcaaaaacctcctacatcccattccccatccctatctctattctattaaataatatttttctattctttttttattacttttttctttcacttctatttacaaatttaactactcaatattttttcttattttttgaactattactctagtgaatattttaaaaaaaaatttaaattatttttttgtgaatataataatatttttaaaattaatttttttattttttcgtaattaattaaattatttttaacattattatttaaaactataataaatatgagtataaaagaaagtgtagatgattgaaaaattatttattttatatattagaataaaatattaataaaaatgatttagggaATGAATAGTGAGTCCCCAAATATGGGGACTTACTGTTTATTCCCTAAATCTTTTCCCTAAAATAGGGATCCGGATGTGGGGGGTATTTTgaccaaaaccctaaaataaatcttaaattatGGGGAATATAGAGCTTTGGGgaaccggatggggatgctctaacAACACTCCAATGTGTCTCTTTAGGTGAGTGCATAAACTGACACACCTTATTCACGACAAAAGATATATCAAGTCTAGTTAGTGATAAGTATTGGAGACCCCTAACCAGGCTTCTATACAAAGTAGCATTATCGAATTTAGGTGCATCAAATTTGGAAAGTTTAATCGAGGATGCCATAAGGGAAGAC
Coding sequences within it:
- the LOC122317703 gene encoding phosphopantothenoylcysteine decarboxylase subunit VHS3-like — its product is MKVMEDEMEFEEEKELKGLYEEVGEDGVEDGVEEGREEEDGDEDDEDDEDDDDDDEEEDDDDDDDGDVQEVVPSSGGPPVQSVDDEDDDEDEDDDDDDGDDDDDDGDDDDDDDEEDDDEEEDGEEKGDLGTDYLVRPVGRAEDEEDASDFEPQENGEEEDVEEEDEDEDDGDASGKVDVPAKRKRPDKDDSDGDDDGGEDDERPPKR
- the LOC122317724 gene encoding uncharacterized protein LOC122317724 — encoded protein: MPRRAPTKEERGDTARQVWWMCSRSWYTMAFRWPEFTFSPMSSIFRWPEVNLSYLTTGWSIGNFSWWLYSTFFDDMFWTVVTVLESVALVAMLCCFFVFCGCTL